From one Peredibacter starrii genomic stretch:
- a CDS encoding ABC transporter ATP-binding protein produces MAFLEVENMSLQFGGVKACQNVNMRLEPGILYGLIGPNGAGKSTIFNVLTGIYAPTTGDVRLGGQSLVGKKPYEIAQMGIGRTFQNIRLFKELSVLENVMTSFYSSSETSIRDMIFQNKKFKQEEEEIRMKSMELLDVMGIKDLAEVPAGGLPYGKQRKLEIARALGLNPKLLLLDEPAAGLNPAETRELTTLIRDIQKQRHITVLLIEHDMGLVMKICEKIYVLVQGQLVCEGVAEVVQNDKRVIEAYLGVD; encoded by the coding sequence ATGGCTTTCCTCGAAGTAGAAAATATGAGCCTTCAGTTCGGCGGGGTCAAGGCCTGTCAGAACGTGAACATGAGGCTTGAGCCAGGAATTTTATACGGACTTATCGGCCCCAATGGTGCTGGTAAATCGACGATCTTTAACGTTCTCACTGGGATCTATGCACCAACAACTGGTGACGTGAGACTTGGTGGCCAGTCGTTAGTTGGTAAGAAGCCCTATGAAATTGCCCAAATGGGGATTGGAAGAACATTTCAAAATATTCGTCTCTTTAAAGAACTTTCAGTTCTTGAAAACGTGATGACTTCTTTTTATTCGTCTTCTGAAACTTCTATCCGTGATATGATTTTCCAAAATAAGAAATTCAAGCAGGAAGAAGAAGAGATTCGCATGAAGTCCATGGAGCTTCTGGACGTGATGGGAATCAAAGATCTCGCAGAAGTGCCGGCCGGTGGTCTTCCATATGGTAAGCAAAGAAAGCTTGAGATAGCTCGAGCGCTTGGACTGAATCCAAAGCTCCTTCTTTTAGATGAGCCAGCTGCAGGTCTAAACCCAGCTGAAACCAGAGAACTCACAACTCTTATTCGTGATATTCAAAAACAGCGTCACATCACTGTCCTTCTCATCGAACACGATATGGGTCTTGTGATGAAAATCTGTGAAAAAATCTACGTTCTGGTACAGGGCCAACTTGTTTGCGAAGGTGTGGCAGAAGTGGTTCAGAATGATAAACGCGTAATTGAAGCTTACCTAGGTGTCGATTAA
- a CDS encoding branched-chain amino acid ABC transporter permease translates to MNEFIQHTINGLALGSIYALVALGYTMVFGVLQLINFAHGDIFMVGSFIGLYFIRYFIPNVEPSLLTAITVILVAMAGSALMGVLIEKFAYRPLRRAPRINILITAIGVSLFLEYGGQLVFGASPQFFPEILPRKMIDIGSDIILDSNQLTIFIVSFVLMQILSFLVFKTQFGRAMRAISHSLETANLIGINVNKVILITFIIGSSLAGAAGVLYGVAYPKIDPLLGILPGLKAFIAAVLGGIGNITGAVIGAILIGLSETYVAGYISSTYRDALAFVILILVLLIRPAGLLGSKKIEKV, encoded by the coding sequence GTGAACGAATTTATCCAACACACAATTAACGGCCTGGCACTTGGGAGTATCTACGCTCTAGTTGCCCTGGGCTATACAATGGTTTTCGGCGTTCTTCAGCTGATTAACTTTGCCCACGGAGATATCTTCATGGTGGGGTCTTTTATCGGACTTTACTTCATCAGATACTTCATTCCGAATGTTGAGCCATCACTTTTAACTGCTATCACAGTTATTCTAGTGGCCATGGCCGGTTCGGCACTCATGGGTGTGCTCATTGAGAAGTTTGCTTACAGACCATTAAGACGTGCTCCTCGTATCAACATTCTTATTACTGCAATCGGTGTGAGTTTGTTCCTTGAGTACGGTGGCCAGTTAGTGTTTGGTGCTTCACCACAGTTCTTTCCAGAAATTCTTCCTCGTAAAATGATCGATATTGGTAGTGACATCATTCTTGATTCAAACCAACTAACGATTTTTATTGTTTCATTTGTTCTTATGCAAATTCTCTCGTTCCTGGTTTTCAAAACTCAGTTTGGACGAGCGATGCGTGCGATCAGTCACTCACTTGAGACGGCCAACCTCATCGGGATCAACGTTAACAAAGTGATTCTCATTACGTTCATCATCGGAAGTTCACTCGCTGGTGCAGCGGGCGTTCTTTACGGTGTGGCCTATCCAAAAATTGATCCTCTTCTGGGAATTCTGCCGGGGCTTAAGGCCTTCATTGCAGCAGTTCTTGGTGGTATCGGTAACATCACAGGTGCTGTGATCGGTGCGATTCTAATTGGTTTATCGGAAACTTATGTGGCCGGTTATATTAGTTCAACTTACCGTGATGCTCTTGCCTTTGTGATTCTTATTCTCGTGCTCTTGATCAGACCAGCAGGTCTTCTTGGGTCGAAGAAAATCGAGAAGGTGTAA
- a CDS encoding thymidylate synthase translates to MKQYHELMQRVLSEGVKKEDRTGTGTLSVFGHQMRFNLNEGFPLVTTKKCHMKSIIHELLWFLQGDSNIKYLKDNGVSIWNEWADENGNLGPVYGVQWRSWKAHDGRTIDQIKNLIDMIKKNPDSRRLIVNAWNVADVDKMALPPCHTMFQFYVANNKLSCQLYQRSADIFLGVPFNIASYALLTHMVAQVCGLGVGDFVHTFGDAHLYTNHLEQTELQLSRTPFALPQIKINPDVKDIFGFKFEDFELVGYESHPHIKAPVAV, encoded by the coding sequence ATGAAACAATACCACGAACTCATGCAAAGAGTGCTGAGTGAAGGTGTGAAAAAAGAAGATCGCACCGGCACAGGAACCCTATCTGTTTTCGGACATCAAATGCGCTTTAATCTTAACGAAGGTTTTCCTCTCGTTACGACTAAGAAGTGTCACATGAAATCTATCATCCACGAGCTACTATGGTTCTTGCAGGGTGATTCAAACATCAAATATCTAAAAGACAATGGCGTTTCAATCTGGAATGAGTGGGCCGACGAGAACGGTAACCTTGGACCTGTTTACGGTGTTCAATGGAGAAGCTGGAAAGCTCATGATGGTCGCACGATTGATCAGATTAAAAATCTTATCGACATGATTAAGAAGAATCCAGACTCACGTCGCTTGATTGTGAATGCCTGGAACGTAGCTGACGTTGATAAGATGGCCCTGCCTCCTTGTCACACGATGTTTCAGTTCTACGTAGCGAATAACAAACTTTCTTGTCAGTTGTATCAGCGTTCAGCGGACATCTTCCTAGGTGTTCCGTTCAATATCGCGAGCTATGCGCTTCTCACTCACATGGTGGCGCAGGTTTGTGGTCTTGGTGTTGGTGACTTCGTTCATACATTCGGAGATGCTCACCTTTATACAAACCACTTAGAGCAAACTGAGCTTCAGTTGTCGCGCACTCCGTTTGCGCTTCCTCAGATTAAGATTAATCCTGATGTGAAAGATATTTTCGGCTTTAAGTTTGAAGACTTCGAACTTGTTGGTTACGAATCTCATCCACACATTAAAGCTCCGGTGGCGGTGTAA
- a CDS encoding ABC transporter permease, protein MSALIELKDITKVYTMGENKLTVLDHVSLKIDEGDFVAIMGPSGSGKSTLMNLIGCLDVSTSGQYIFDGRDISNYNEDELALFRRHELGFIFQQFNLLSYFDAAENVALPLLYSEGRIEKEKSNHLLSRVGLETRADHLPREMSGGQQQRVAIARALINKPKLILADEPTGNLDSQSEKQVMEILRELNAMGMTIVMVTHEDEIGEQSNRIIRMRDGKIISDTRNKPLPQRPEIEVSLKENKHGVLSLEEHFRQGMKQLMSNKIRTFLSVLGVLIGVASVVTMMAIGTGAQKAIESQLSSMGANLLMVRTGVMRSAGAATQAGSTALLYEEDADALKNKFPQIVDAASSLEGRGQVVYKNKNWNSSILGVGEEYYDLRSMKVMEGRKFTEEENRKRARVALIGATVYRELFGGKNALGEFIKINKTNFQVVGLLEEKGSSGFRDQDDVILVPIETAKRRLFGRTTIDSIDVQIANDTDTTDLEEEIRTFLNTRHKIPVASQEEAFRVWNMADMKKAIEASTQTMTVLLTVIAAISLVVGGIGIMNIMLVSVKERTKEIGLRKAVGATGRDILNQFLVESVVVGIVGGVMGILTGVTFAIVLNAFSGWSTSISIVSVVISFVFSLVIGLLFGVYPARTASKLHPIEALRYE, encoded by the coding sequence TTGAGCGCACTCATCGAGCTTAAGGACATCACAAAAGTCTACACCATGGGTGAGAACAAACTCACGGTGCTGGATCACGTGTCACTTAAAATCGATGAAGGAGACTTCGTAGCAATTATGGGCCCATCAGGCTCAGGAAAATCGACCCTTATGAATCTCATTGGTTGTCTGGATGTCTCAACCAGTGGCCAATATATTTTTGATGGCCGTGATATTTCAAACTATAACGAAGATGAACTGGCCCTCTTTCGTCGTCATGAACTAGGCTTCATCTTTCAGCAATTTAATCTCCTTTCGTATTTTGATGCCGCTGAAAACGTGGCCCTGCCGCTCTTGTATTCAGAGGGAAGAATTGAAAAAGAAAAATCAAACCATCTACTTAGCCGAGTTGGTCTTGAAACTCGCGCCGATCACTTACCGCGCGAAATGTCCGGTGGTCAGCAGCAGCGTGTGGCGATTGCCCGTGCACTTATTAATAAACCAAAACTTATTTTAGCGGATGAGCCCACGGGTAACCTTGATTCTCAGAGTGAAAAACAGGTAATGGAGATTCTTCGCGAACTCAATGCCATGGGCATGACCATCGTGATGGTGACTCACGAAGATGAAATTGGGGAGCAGAGTAATCGCATTATTAGAATGCGCGACGGGAAAATCATCTCGGATACTCGCAATAAGCCTCTTCCACAAAGACCTGAAATTGAAGTCTCTCTGAAAGAAAACAAACATGGTGTGCTCTCTCTTGAAGAGCACTTTCGCCAAGGCATGAAGCAACTCATGTCGAATAAGATCAGAACTTTTTTATCGGTTCTCGGTGTTCTCATCGGTGTGGCCTCAGTAGTGACCATGATGGCGATCGGTACAGGTGCTCAGAAAGCAATCGAATCTCAGCTTTCAAGTATGGGAGCAAATCTCCTGATGGTTCGGACTGGTGTGATGAGATCGGCCGGTGCAGCGACTCAGGCCGGATCGACCGCACTTCTTTACGAAGAGGATGCGGACGCTTTAAAAAATAAATTCCCTCAAATTGTAGATGCTGCTTCAAGTTTAGAAGGCCGCGGACAAGTCGTTTATAAAAATAAAAACTGGAACTCATCGATCTTAGGTGTGGGTGAGGAATACTATGATCTGAGATCCATGAAGGTCATGGAAGGCCGTAAGTTCACTGAGGAAGAAAATCGCAAACGCGCTCGAGTTGCCCTCATTGGTGCAACTGTGTACCGAGAACTTTTCGGAGGAAAAAACGCTCTGGGAGAGTTCATCAAAATTAATAAAACAAATTTCCAAGTGGTGGGTCTTTTAGAAGAAAAAGGTTCAAGTGGTTTTCGCGATCAGGATGATGTGATCTTGGTTCCGATTGAAACCGCGAAACGCCGTCTCTTTGGTCGCACGACCATTGATTCGATTGATGTGCAGATCGCAAACGATACCGACACAACTGATCTCGAAGAAGAAATCAGAACATTTCTCAATACCCGTCACAAAATCCCAGTGGCCTCGCAAGAGGAAGCTTTCCGAGTTTGGAACATGGCCGACATGAAAAAGGCGATTGAGGCCAGCACTCAAACCATGACTGTTCTTCTCACCGTCATTGCTGCTATTTCTCTAGTAGTGGGTGGTATCGGAATCATGAACATCATGTTGGTCTCTGTAAAAGAACGAACCAAAGAAATCGGTCTTCGTAAGGCCGTGGGTGCAACCGGTCGAGACATCCTGAATCAATTTCTCGTCGAATCCGTGGTGGTGGGCATTGTCGGGGGAGTCATGGGAATTCTCACAGGAGTGACTTTCGCCATTGTTCTCAACGCTTTTTCTGGCTGGTCGACCTCAATTTCCATCGTGAGTGTCGTCATTTCTTTCGTGTTTTCCCTCGTTATTGGGCTTCTTTTCGGGGTCTATCCGGCCCGTACGGCCTCAAAGCTTCATCCAATTGAGGCCCTACGTTACGAATAG
- a CDS encoding branched-chain amino acid ABC transporter permease: MAKKINTTLLLTGIFFASAIALNFVLSGFSVQLADLFYAKPGRFSGLISPYYYSVLIILGINIILSVSLALLNGFTGLFTMGHAGFMAIGAYASASVVSFLLPTAPFALQLVVGSLSAGILAAVIGLIIGSSTLRLAGDYLGMVTLGFGEIIRIILLNIDAVGGARGMTDIPVYMNLGSVFLLTIITILVIKRVRDGRLGRAMLAIKENEMAANMMGINPLSIKLKAFVLSSFMAGVAGSFFAHSEGYLSTQTFTFVKSFEVIAMNVVGGLGSLSGAIMGAGILTVLPEGLRVVQDITGIDLRMIIYALTIILIMILRPQGIMGNKEWKWLSSK; this comes from the coding sequence ATGGCAAAAAAGATAAACACCACGCTATTACTTACTGGAATTTTCTTTGCGTCTGCGATTGCACTTAACTTTGTGTTGAGTGGATTCTCAGTTCAGCTTGCAGATTTATTTTATGCGAAGCCAGGGCGATTCTCTGGACTTATTTCGCCGTACTATTACTCTGTTCTCATCATTCTTGGAATCAACATCATTCTTTCAGTGTCTCTGGCACTGCTAAATGGTTTTACTGGTCTTTTTACAATGGGTCACGCGGGCTTCATGGCGATTGGTGCTTATGCATCAGCATCTGTGGTTTCATTCCTGCTACCAACAGCACCATTTGCTCTTCAACTGGTTGTTGGAAGCTTGTCGGCCGGTATATTAGCAGCTGTGATTGGACTTATTATTGGTTCAAGTACACTTCGCCTTGCTGGTGACTATCTGGGCATGGTGACTTTAGGGTTCGGTGAAATTATTCGTATTATCCTTCTGAACATTGATGCCGTAGGTGGTGCTCGTGGAATGACAGATATTCCGGTTTACATGAACCTTGGTTCGGTTTTCCTTCTCACGATCATTACAATTTTAGTGATCAAGCGTGTTCGTGATGGTCGTCTTGGTCGCGCGATGCTGGCGATTAAAGAAAACGAAATGGCGGCCAACATGATGGGGATTAATCCTCTGAGCATTAAACTTAAGGCCTTCGTGCTTTCAAGTTTCATGGCCGGTGTTGCGGGATCATTCTTCGCTCACTCTGAAGGTTACCTTTCAACTCAAACTTTCACATTCGTGAAGAGTTTTGAAGTGATTGCCATGAACGTAGTAGGTGGTCTCGGAAGTCTTTCGGGTGCGATTATGGGAGCGGGGATTCTAACTGTTCTTCCTGAGGGCCTTCGTGTGGTTCAGGACATTACAGGCATCGATCTTCGTATGATCATCTACGCTCTAACGATTATTTTAATTATGATCCTGCGTCCTCAAGGGATTATGGGTAATAAGGAATGGAAATGGCTTTCCTCGAAGTAG
- a CDS encoding TolC family protein yields the protein MITRIFVGLACLPCLGWSAQLTWNDVVNMALKENTSLSQANQQYLAAQENVQVARRGYMPSIRASVSATRIGSRGGGGIVSNGVLLNSSSSSVSSNYLGALTLNQNIFNGLEDVSKVDQAEWRVKDSFWNRERVKSDLSYNLKQAFANLVYAQEYLKLTDDIIERRESNYKLVSIRYDNGRENKGSVLLSEAYFEQAKLDNIAAQDALRVARSTLLSYLNREGFDDYEATGDLPLANIAIKENEIVNLATETPDYNRAVATEKIASKEITIARSNFLPSLDLVGNVTRQDQTFFPNRDNERWSMALTLSIPIFDGFADYSATKSAIFSKYAAEESKRTTFLTLVPQIKQAQTLAKQSDIKLAVDTKFKNASATRAEISRIKYNNGLLTFEDWDIIENELITRQITYLQSKRDRVIRYANFEKVIGKGSIP from the coding sequence ATGATTACTCGTATATTTGTGGGCCTTGCCTGCTTACCATGCCTGGGGTGGTCTGCTCAGTTAACCTGGAATGACGTGGTTAACATGGCACTCAAAGAAAACACTTCACTCTCACAGGCAAATCAACAATACCTGGCCGCTCAAGAAAATGTGCAAGTCGCCCGTCGGGGGTATATGCCTAGTATCCGAGCAAGCGTCTCGGCCACTCGGATTGGCTCTCGTGGAGGCGGAGGGATCGTTTCTAACGGCGTTCTTCTAAACAGCAGCTCGAGTTCCGTTTCAAGCAACTATCTTGGTGCCTTGACCCTCAATCAAAACATCTTTAATGGACTGGAAGACGTTTCAAAAGTCGATCAGGCCGAATGGCGCGTGAAAGATTCTTTCTGGAACCGCGAACGCGTGAAGTCTGATTTGAGTTATAACTTGAAACAGGCCTTCGCCAATCTCGTTTATGCTCAGGAATATCTAAAACTAACTGACGACATTATTGAACGTCGTGAAAGTAACTATAAACTCGTTTCCATTCGCTATGATAATGGTCGTGAGAACAAAGGTTCGGTGCTTCTTTCAGAGGCCTACTTCGAACAAGCCAAACTCGATAACATCGCCGCCCAAGACGCTCTTCGTGTGGCCCGCTCAACTTTGCTTTCCTATTTAAACCGCGAAGGCTTTGATGATTATGAGGCGACCGGGGACTTACCTCTGGCGAATATAGCAATCAAAGAAAACGAGATCGTTAATCTCGCGACTGAAACTCCGGATTATAATCGCGCGGTCGCGACTGAGAAAATTGCTTCAAAAGAAATCACAATTGCTCGTTCAAACTTTCTTCCAAGTCTGGATTTAGTCGGAAATGTCACCAGACAAGATCAGACTTTCTTTCCGAACAGAGATAACGAACGCTGGTCGATGGCCCTGACCCTCTCGATTCCCATCTTTGATGGATTCGCCGATTACAGTGCCACCAAGTCTGCGATCTTTTCAAAATACGCTGCAGAAGAAAGTAAACGCACAACTTTCCTGACTCTCGTGCCACAAATTAAACAGGCGCAAACTCTCGCGAAACAAAGTGACATCAAACTAGCGGTGGATACAAAGTTTAAGAACGCCAGTGCCACTCGAGCGGAGATTTCTCGTATCAAGTACAACAACGGTCTTCTGACATTCGAAGACTGGGACATTATTGAAAACGAACTCATTACCAGACAGATTACATATCTTCAAAGTAAGCGCGACCGTGTGATTCGTTATGCAAACTTTGAAAAAGTGATAGGAAAAGGATCCATTCCATGA
- a CDS encoding efflux RND transporter periplasmic adaptor subunit, producing MNKKLIALLVVIVALAAGGVFYFSRKTGEEYVFTPVQIKKGDLKVTVDATATVSPQNRLEIKSPVAGRIEEILVKEGDVLKRGDILAWTSSTERAALLDSVRTKGDKEFKRWQDLYKPTPVIAPINGTLILRSMETGQSFTSTDVIFTMADRLTVKTQVDETDIAQVKNGQRALITLDAYPQNPVKGKVVHVAYDSTVTNNVTTYVVDVLPDEVPEFMRSGMTANVNIVVQDKKDVLIVPLAAVTSNDEGKFVEVKQGEKITSIPIELGLDNGRMAEVVKGPIEGETIVIRSLALKGKQQAKNPFMPQGPRGGRGKR from the coding sequence ATGAACAAGAAGCTCATCGCCCTCTTGGTTGTGATTGTTGCCCTCGCAGCAGGCGGAGTTTTTTATTTTTCTCGTAAGACTGGAGAGGAATATGTTTTTACTCCGGTGCAAATTAAGAAAGGTGATCTAAAAGTTACAGTCGATGCTACGGCAACTGTGAGCCCTCAAAACCGTCTCGAGATTAAGTCGCCGGTTGCCGGACGTATTGAAGAGATTCTCGTGAAGGAAGGGGACGTTCTGAAGCGCGGAGATATTCTTGCCTGGACCAGTTCCACTGAGCGCGCGGCCCTACTCGATTCAGTTCGCACCAAAGGGGATAAGGAATTTAAACGTTGGCAGGATCTTTATAAGCCGACCCCAGTGATTGCTCCAATTAATGGTACTCTCATTCTTAGAAGTATGGAAACCGGCCAGAGTTTCACCAGCACTGATGTGATCTTCACCATGGCCGATCGCCTGACTGTAAAAACACAAGTAGATGAGACTGATATCGCTCAAGTGAAAAACGGTCAGCGTGCCCTCATTACACTCGATGCTTACCCACAAAATCCAGTAAAAGGAAAAGTCGTTCACGTAGCTTACGACTCAACCGTCACCAATAACGTTACAACTTATGTGGTAGACGTTCTACCGGATGAAGTGCCTGAGTTCATGCGCAGTGGGATGACCGCGAATGTGAACATCGTGGTTCAGGACAAAAAAGATGTCCTCATTGTCCCTCTGGCGGCAGTGACATCAAATGATGAAGGAAAATTCGTCGAAGTAAAACAGGGTGAGAAGATCACTTCAATTCCAATTGAGCTTGGTCTTGATAATGGTCGCATGGCCGAAGTCGTGAAAGGTCCTATTGAAGGAGAAACCATTGTGATTCGCAGTCTTGCCCTTAAAGGTAAGCAACAGGCGAAGAATCCATTTATGCCACAAGGTCCACGTGGTGGGAGAGGCAAACGTTGA
- a CDS encoding exo-beta-N-acetylmuramidase NamZ family protein has translation MAIVQTGLSRLLSDTNVQRMFKGNIGYLCHSASVTENLEHGLIAIQRTFGSQLKKIFGPQHGFVTDVQDNMVETNHYIHPYFKLPVYSLYSETRIPTDEMLEGLDHIFVDLQDVGTRIYTYIYTMTLLMEACQKKGIEVVILDRPNPIDADTLEGNILDMNYASFVGRHPIPVRHGLTMGEVAKMHQKYWGGKDCKLTVLEMKGYDRKMSYEDTKLPWVIPSPNLPTVEAAYTFVGTVLYEGTNISEGRGTTRSLEIIGHPKIEAFGFHEKLKPVLEKANLKGFVLRPLVFLPTFQKHQGKPCGGYQIHVTDRKTFEPWRLCQYLLREMYHELGSDFAWKQPPYEYEYHKVPVDLINGTDKLRHWVEKRGTEEEYQAIMKEHQAEFLEQRKSCLIY, from the coding sequence ATGGCCATCGTGCAAACCGGTCTTTCTCGACTATTATCTGATACAAATGTGCAAAGAATGTTCAAAGGTAACATTGGCTATCTCTGCCATAGTGCCTCTGTAACTGAGAACTTAGAGCATGGATTAATCGCGATTCAGCGTACATTCGGTTCTCAGCTAAAAAAGATCTTCGGACCTCAACACGGATTCGTGACTGACGTTCAGGACAACATGGTTGAAACCAACCACTACATTCACCCTTATTTTAAACTTCCTGTTTATTCTCTTTATTCGGAAACTCGTATTCCAACTGATGAGATGCTTGAAGGTCTTGATCACATCTTCGTGGATCTTCAAGACGTGGGAACTCGTATCTACACTTACATCTACACGATGACTCTTCTTATGGAAGCTTGTCAGAAGAAAGGCATTGAAGTGGTTATCTTGGATCGTCCAAATCCAATCGATGCTGACACTCTTGAAGGTAATATTCTTGATATGAATTACGCTTCATTCGTGGGCCGCCATCCGATTCCAGTTCGTCATGGACTTACAATGGGTGAAGTGGCGAAGATGCACCAGAAATACTGGGGCGGTAAGGACTGCAAACTTACAGTTCTTGAGATGAAGGGCTACGATCGTAAGATGAGCTATGAAGATACAAAACTTCCATGGGTCATTCCTTCACCAAATCTTCCAACTGTTGAAGCTGCTTATACATTCGTGGGCACAGTTCTTTATGAAGGAACAAATATCTCTGAAGGCCGTGGTACAACTCGTTCTCTGGAGATCATTGGCCATCCTAAAATTGAAGCTTTCGGTTTCCATGAGAAACTTAAACCAGTACTTGAGAAAGCAAACCTTAAAGGTTTCGTGCTTCGTCCGCTGGTGTTCTTACCAACTTTCCAAAAGCACCAAGGTAAACCTTGTGGCGGTTATCAGATTCACGTGACTGATCGTAAAACGTTCGAGCCATGGCGCCTGTGTCAGTATCTTCTTCGTGAGATGTATCATGAGCTAGGATCTGACTTTGCTTGGAAACAACCTCCGTACGAGTATGAGTATCACAAGGTTCCAGTTGATCTTATCAACGGTACAGATAAACTTCGTCACTGGGTTGAGAAGCGCGGTACGGAAGAAGAGTATCAAGCGATTATGAAAGAGCACCAGGCCGAATTCCTGGAGCAACGTAAGAGCTGCTTAATTTACTAG
- a CDS encoding dihydrofolate reductase gives MRISLIVAKAENNAIGLNNKLPWHLKDDLQNFKKLTMGHHMLMGRKTFESIGKALPGRMSLVVSSEPKANQDSVFWFTSIFRAIKQAERNGETELFIIGGEKIYKYALSLVDRIYLTEVKGEVKGDVFFPQLSLKNWKKISEQSFSKNTENDHDFTFQVLDRR, from the coding sequence ATGAGAATTTCACTTATCGTAGCGAAAGCTGAGAACAATGCGATTGGTTTGAATAACAAGCTTCCTTGGCATTTAAAGGACGATCTCCAGAACTTTAAGAAGCTCACGATGGGTCACCACATGTTGATGGGAAGAAAGACCTTCGAATCAATCGGTAAAGCACTTCCAGGCAGAATGAGCCTGGTGGTTTCTTCTGAACCGAAGGCCAATCAAGACAGCGTGTTCTGGTTTACTTCAATTTTCCGTGCCATCAAACAAGCAGAGAGAAATGGTGAAACAGAACTCTTCATTATTGGTGGAGAAAAAATTTACAAATATGCTCTCTCGTTAGTTGATCGAATTTATCTCACAGAAGTAAAAGGTGAAGTGAAAGGAGATGTGTTTTTTCCTCAGCTATCACTAAAGAACTGGAAGAAAATTTCTGAGCAATCTTTTTCGAAAAACACTGAGAACGATCACGATTTCACTTTTCAAGTGCTTGACCGCCGCTAA
- a CDS encoding ABC transporter ATP-binding protein, protein MEILAVDGLAVNFGNVQALKGISFKVPKGKIVSLIGANGAGKTTTLKAISGNVKSIGAVVFNGHPISNRESYQLVGDGLIHCPEGRGVFPNLTVMENLQLGIVGRHHAKVNFDKNLEMGFHYFPRLKERINQVAGTLSGGEQQMLAIARALIGEPDLLLLDEPSLGLAPQVVKLIFDIIVKINKDNQTTVLLVEQNAKQALKISDYAYVLETGKILLEGSGSNLLDNEDVKKIYLGEH, encoded by the coding sequence ATGGAAATTTTAGCAGTAGACGGACTGGCCGTTAACTTTGGAAACGTTCAGGCCCTGAAAGGAATTTCATTCAAAGTTCCTAAAGGAAAAATCGTTTCTTTGATTGGTGCCAATGGCGCCGGGAAAACAACAACACTTAAAGCGATTTCAGGTAATGTGAAATCAATTGGTGCAGTTGTCTTCAATGGTCATCCGATTTCAAATCGTGAATCATATCAACTGGTGGGCGATGGCCTTATTCACTGCCCTGAGGGCCGTGGTGTATTCCCGAACCTTACAGTGATGGAAAACCTTCAACTCGGAATAGTTGGCCGTCATCACGCAAAAGTAAATTTTGATAAGAACCTTGAGATGGGATTTCATTATTTCCCAAGACTCAAAGAGCGTATCAATCAAGTCGCCGGAACTCTTTCAGGTGGTGAGCAGCAGATGCTTGCGATCGCGAGAGCTCTCATTGGTGAACCAGATCTTCTGCTTTTAGATGAACCGAGCCTGGGTCTAGCACCTCAGGTGGTGAAACTTATTTTTGATATTATTGTTAAAATCAATAAAGACAATCAAACGACAGTTCTTCTGGTTGAGCAGAACGCTAAGCAAGCGCTGAAGATTTCAGACTACGCTTACGTGCTTGAAACTGGAAAAATTCTTCTAGAGGGGAGTGGTTCAAATCTTCTCGATAATGAAGATGTGAAAAAAATCTATCTCGGCGAACACTAA